In Legionella spiritensis, the following proteins share a genomic window:
- a CDS encoding SLC13 family permease has translation MQDAYLLFLILAATMVMFVWGYYRYDMVALMSLLTLVLVGLVPASQAFEGFSNPAVITVAAVMVISGAIIQAGLVDKILEYIEPVLTSPFQLIAVICVVSAVLSAFMNNVGALSLIMPVAIQGAINAKISPSKILMPLSFATVLGGLITKIGTPPNLLISAYRQSLTGEPFSMFDFTPAGISIAVTSLIFIILIGWRLVPERRKASGDASELYQIQDYISEIVIPADSPVVGMERRALENLIEGDFSILGLIRGRRKRLVIPGDEELQANDVLIIEASHEDLNNLLLKGNLELSHGEVISAESLRGQDISTIEAVVTAGSRIMGRSWQRLRVRSRFGLNLLAVSRSGKAFKNRLNHVNFNTGDVLLIQGASENLQENIVNLGLVPLAERTINVGIRHNILLPLALFLGGIFLASLQILRVEIAFTLVVVLMVIFNVIPIRQVYSSIDWSIIVMLAALIPLGSALKTTGAAQMIGSSLLAMSGHGSILLILGLLLIITMTLSDIMNNAATAIVMAPVGANLAELLKMSPDPFLMAVGIGASCSFLTPISHQNNTLVMGPGGYKFFDYLWLGIPVELVVLITALPALYFFWL, from the coding sequence ATGCAGGATGCCTATCTGTTATTTTTGATACTCGCCGCTACCATGGTCATGTTCGTATGGGGATATTACCGTTATGACATGGTGGCTTTAATGAGCCTGCTCACTCTTGTGTTGGTTGGACTGGTTCCTGCCTCGCAAGCCTTTGAGGGCTTCAGTAATCCCGCGGTTATTACGGTAGCAGCGGTTATGGTTATTTCCGGAGCGATTATTCAGGCCGGTCTGGTCGATAAAATACTGGAATATATCGAACCTGTTCTGACGTCCCCTTTCCAACTGATTGCGGTTATCTGTGTGGTGTCGGCGGTTTTATCCGCTTTTATGAATAACGTCGGGGCATTGTCTTTAATTATGCCTGTCGCAATCCAGGGCGCGATTAACGCGAAAATATCCCCATCTAAAATATTGATGCCCTTATCCTTTGCTACGGTTCTCGGAGGTTTGATCACCAAAATAGGAACGCCGCCAAACCTGTTGATTTCTGCTTACCGGCAAAGTCTGACCGGTGAGCCCTTTTCAATGTTTGATTTTACGCCAGCTGGAATTTCAATCGCGGTGACTTCGTTGATTTTTATTATTCTCATTGGCTGGAGACTTGTTCCGGAGCGACGCAAGGCATCCGGTGATGCCAGTGAGCTTTATCAGATCCAGGATTACATCAGTGAAATTGTGATCCCGGCCGATTCACCGGTTGTGGGTATGGAGCGTCGGGCGCTGGAAAATTTAATCGAAGGTGATTTTTCCATTTTAGGATTGATCCGGGGCAGAAGGAAAAGGCTGGTTATTCCCGGCGATGAAGAGCTGCAAGCCAACGATGTTTTGATCATCGAAGCGTCTCACGAGGATTTGAACAATCTTCTTCTTAAGGGCAATCTGGAATTGTCACATGGTGAAGTCATCTCAGCGGAAAGTTTACGAGGCCAGGACATCAGTACTATTGAAGCGGTCGTAACCGCCGGTTCACGGATCATGGGACGTTCCTGGCAACGCCTTCGTGTGCGCTCCCGTTTTGGCCTGAATCTTCTGGCGGTGTCTCGTTCCGGTAAGGCGTTCAAAAACCGCTTGAATCATGTGAATTTTAATACTGGTGACGTATTGCTTATCCAGGGTGCCAGCGAAAATCTGCAGGAAAATATCGTTAATCTCGGTCTTGTGCCTCTTGCCGAAAGGACCATTAATGTGGGGATCAGGCATAATATTTTGTTGCCACTGGCCTTGTTTCTGGGAGGGATATTTCTGGCCTCCTTGCAGATTTTGCGGGTTGAAATAGCATTTACCCTTGTTGTTGTTTTGATGGTTATCTTTAATGTCATTCCGATCCGGCAGGTTTACAGCAGCATTGACTGGTCAATTATAGTCATGCTGGCTGCCCTGATTCCCTTGGGTAGCGCGTTAAAAACCACCGGGGCTGCCCAAATGATTGGTTCCTCCCTGCTTGCCATGAGTGGACATGGCTCAATACTTCTGATTCTGGGGTTGTTGTTAATCATTACCATGACACTCTCCGACATAATGAATAATGCCGCGACGGCCATAGTCATGGCGCCAGTAGGAGCCAACCTGGCAGAATTGCTCAAGATGAGTCCGGATCCTTTTCTGATGGCCGTTGGTATCGGCGCTTCCTGTTCTTTTTTAACGCCGATAAGCCATCAGAATAATACGTTGGTGATGGGGCCTGGGGGATACAAATTCTTTGACTATTTGTGGCTCGGGATTCCGGTTGAACTCGTTGTTCTGATAACGGCGTTGCCTGCCTTGTATTTTTTCTGGCTTTGA